The following coding sequences lie in one Cydia pomonella isolate Wapato2018A unplaced genomic scaffold, ilCydPomo1 PGA_scaffold_208, whole genome shotgun sequence genomic window:
- the LOC133533877 gene encoding 3'(2'),5'-bisphosphate nucleotidase 1-like isoform X1, with protein MSVSAPLIVRLLASSVSVAGRAGKIVRDVMSKGELGIVEKGKDDYQTEADRSAEKCIVASLSKQYPKASIIGEEDSSVEEGEVSPDWIVVDADKEVLGLECPASLKGVKEEDIVVWVDPLDGTSEYTQGALMLKRDPWERWKMYLSHPFISMKWYLSLLHSNFGFLEHVTVLIGISVNEKPVAGVIHQPFFKNQTGGEVKMGRTIWGLSEIGVGGFTPAPPPGSLIITTTRSHSNPVVEKALQVMNAAQILRVGGAGYKVLQLLEGKASVYVFASPGCKKWDTCAPEAVLSAAGGKLTDILGNFYKYGASAPKPNKTGVLAAVNDELHSYALNRIPQELKDTLANK; from the exons atgtccGTCAGCGctcctcttattgtaaggttatTAGCTTCTTCGGTGTCAGTTGCTGGACGAGCTGGAAAAATAGTGAGAGATGTGATGAGCAAAGGAGAGTTGGGGATTGTTGAGAAG ggAAAGGATGACTATCAGACAGAAGCAGATAGGTCTGCAGAGAAATGTATTGTTGCATCTCTTTCGAAACAGTATCCAAAAGCCAGCATTATTGGAGAGGAAGATAGCTCAGTGGAAGAG GGTGAGGTGTCACCAGACTGGATAGTGGTTGATGCAGACAAAGAGGTATTGGGTCTGGAATGCCCTGCTAGCCTCAAAGGGGTGAAGGAGGAGGACATAGTTGTGTGGGTTGATCCTCTTGATGGAACTTCTGAGTATACTCAAG GTGCCCTAATGTTGAAGAGAGATCCTTGGGAAAGATGGAAAATGTATTTGAGCCACCCTTTTATCAGTATGAAGTGGTACTTAAGTCTACTTCATTCAAATtttg GATTCTTGGAACATGTGACAGTTCTTATTGGAATCTCTGTCAATGAGAAACCAGTAGCTGGAGTGATTCACCAGCCATTTTTCAAAAATCAAACTGGAGGGGAGGTTAAAATGGGCAGAACTATCTGGGGGCTGTCGGAGATAGGTGTCGGAGGGTTCACGCCTGCCCCGCCGCCGGGGTCCTTGATCATCACCACAACTAGAAGCCATTCTAATCCTGTGGTTGAAAAGGCATTACAGGTCATGAATGCTGCTCAGATTCTAAGGGTTGGAGGCGCAGGATACAAG gtGTTACAATTGTTGGAAGGCAAAGCATCGGTATACGTATTCGCCAGCCCAGGATGCAAGAAGTGGGACACATGCGCCCCTGAAGCAGTATTGTCAGCGGCCGGGGGCAAGCTCACGGATATCCTTGGGAACTTCTACAAATACGGGGCCTCGGCCCCCAAGCCGAACAAGACCGGGGTCTTAGCTGCCGTCAACGATGAACTGCACAGCTACGCCCTGAACAGGATACCGCAGGAACTAAAAGATACTCTAGCCAACAAATAG
- the LOC133533877 gene encoding 3'(2'),5'-bisphosphate nucleotidase 1-like isoform X2 yields MSVSAPLIVRLLASSVSVAGRAGKIVRDVMSKGELGIVEKGKDDYQTEADRSAEKCIVASLSKQYPKASIIGEEDSSVEEGEVSPDWIVVDADKEVLGLECPASLKGVKEEDIVVWVDPLDGTSEYTQGFLEHVTVLIGISVNEKPVAGVIHQPFFKNQTGGEVKMGRTIWGLSEIGVGGFTPAPPPGSLIITTTRSHSNPVVEKALQVMNAAQILRVGGAGYKVLQLLEGKASVYVFASPGCKKWDTCAPEAVLSAAGGKLTDILGNFYKYGASAPKPNKTGVLAAVNDELHSYALNRIPQELKDTLANK; encoded by the exons atgtccGTCAGCGctcctcttattgtaaggttatTAGCTTCTTCGGTGTCAGTTGCTGGACGAGCTGGAAAAATAGTGAGAGATGTGATGAGCAAAGGAGAGTTGGGGATTGTTGAGAAG ggAAAGGATGACTATCAGACAGAAGCAGATAGGTCTGCAGAGAAATGTATTGTTGCATCTCTTTCGAAACAGTATCCAAAAGCCAGCATTATTGGAGAGGAAGATAGCTCAGTGGAAGAG GGTGAGGTGTCACCAGACTGGATAGTGGTTGATGCAGACAAAGAGGTATTGGGTCTGGAATGCCCTGCTAGCCTCAAAGGGGTGAAGGAGGAGGACATAGTTGTGTGGGTTGATCCTCTTGATGGAACTTCTGAGTATACTCAAG GATTCTTGGAACATGTGACAGTTCTTATTGGAATCTCTGTCAATGAGAAACCAGTAGCTGGAGTGATTCACCAGCCATTTTTCAAAAATCAAACTGGAGGGGAGGTTAAAATGGGCAGAACTATCTGGGGGCTGTCGGAGATAGGTGTCGGAGGGTTCACGCCTGCCCCGCCGCCGGGGTCCTTGATCATCACCACAACTAGAAGCCATTCTAATCCTGTGGTTGAAAAGGCATTACAGGTCATGAATGCTGCTCAGATTCTAAGGGTTGGAGGCGCAGGATACAAG gtGTTACAATTGTTGGAAGGCAAAGCATCGGTATACGTATTCGCCAGCCCAGGATGCAAGAAGTGGGACACATGCGCCCCTGAAGCAGTATTGTCAGCGGCCGGGGGCAAGCTCACGGATATCCTTGGGAACTTCTACAAATACGGGGCCTCGGCCCCCAAGCCGAACAAGACCGGGGTCTTAGCTGCCGTCAACGATGAACTGCACAGCTACGCCCTGAACAGGATACCGCAGGAACTAAAAGATACTCTAGCCAACAAATAG